A genome region from Fusarium musae strain F31 chromosome 5, whole genome shotgun sequence includes the following:
- a CDS encoding hypothetical protein (EggNog:ENOG41~SMCOG1017:aldehyde dehydrogenase~antiSMASH:Cluster_5.7): protein MPEDIEMNHGSNNTKFGLIINGQRTPVPRSFPVLDPISQREIHLAPSADESDALEAVKAAEVAFETWRDSTPLERRTIMLKAADIIRERSDEIAAAMVQETGAKKSWASFNIETCVQLIHEAAAMATQIKGELLQSNSRVDAFLEAGLPDGVLNYICCPRNVAPSVTETMIGHSAVQRVNFTGSTAVGRMIATVCARYLKPAILELGGKAPMVILKDANLEEAVRAAAFGAMQHQGQICMSTERIIVHKSIFAKFSELFAIKINSMRAADPSKDGTATLGSLISPTAGTRFEKLVTDALSKGAKVRGGKPGFEGAVVQPIVLEGVSKGMDVYYQESFGPMVSLFEFETAQEAIDLANDTEYGLVCSVFSENISEALAVGRRIRSGSCHINGATVHGESIKTRFKKA, encoded by the exons ATGCCAGAAGACATCGAGATGAATCACGGTAGTAACAATACCAAATTtggccttattattaatgGACAGAGGACGCCTGTGCCGCGCTCATTTCCTGTTCTTGACCCAATCAGCCAGAGAGAAATTCATTTAGCTCCTTCTGCAGATGAGAGCGATGCCCTCGAAGCAGTCAAAGCCGCCGAAGTGGCCTTTGAGACATGGCGGGACAGTACTCCACTTGAGAGACGTACAATCATGCTCAAGGCCGCCGATATTATCAGAGAGCGCAGTGACGAGATCGCTGCGGCAATGGTGCAGGAGACAGGCGCCAAAAAGAGCTGGGCATCATTCAATATCGAAACCTGCGTTCAGCTCATCCACGAGGCTGCTGCGATGGCAACGCAAATTAAAGGCGAGCTTTTGCAAAGTAACAGCAGAG TAGATGCTTTTTTGGAAGCGGGGCTGCCTGACGGTGTCCTGAACTACATATGTTGTCCACGCAACGTGGCGCCATCGGTCACGGAGACTATGATCGGCCACTCAGCTGTTCAACGCGTCAACTTCACTGGCTCAACAGCCGTTGGTCGAATGATTGCTACTGTGTGCGCAAGATATCTGAAACCTGCCATTCTCGAA CTCGGAGGCAAGGCACCGATGGTGATTTTGAAAGACGCAAATCTGGAAGAAGCTGTACGAGCAGCCGCCTTTGGTGCAATGCAACACCAAGGCCAAATTTGCAT gtCTACTGAACGAATCATTGTGCACAAATCGATATTTGCAAAGTTTTCAGAACTTTTCGCTATCAAG ATCAACTCAATGCGTGCTGCTGACCCATCCAAAGATGGCACCGCGACCCTTGGCTCTCTGATCAGCCCGACAGCCGGAACCCGTTTCGAGAAGTTGGTTACAGATGCACTCTCTAAGGGTGCCAAAGTGCGAGGCGGCAAACCCGGGTTTGAAGGTGCAGTCGTCCAACCCATCGTGCTTGAGGGCGTAAGCAAAGGGATGGATGTCTACTACCAGGAATCTTTTGGGCCCATGGTGTCACTTTTTGAGTTTGAAACAGCCCAAGAGGCTATTGATCTTGCTAATGACACAGAGTATGGTCTCGTTTGTTCTGTCTTCAGTGAGAATATCTCCGAGGCTTTGGCAGTTGGCCGCAGGATCCGCAGCGGATCCTGCCACATCAACGGAGCAACCGTTCATGGTGAGTCTATAAAGACTCGATTCAAGAAAGCCTAA